The Diospyros lotus cultivar Yz01 chromosome 15, ASM1463336v1, whole genome shotgun sequence genome has a window encoding:
- the LOC127792257 gene encoding uncharacterized protein LOC127792257, protein MGNCIRKESAMQWAGEDWGSPASESPFSGERGQERSSHGKFTQMSAAAAQVTEVKIKITKKQLAELVKKMERKELLVEEVVALLVSAGDGFEAHHRPWKPALQSIAE, encoded by the coding sequence aTGGGAAACTGCATCAGGAAGGAATCTGCAATGCAATGGGCCGGCGAAGACTGGGGATCTCCGGCGTCGGAATCTCCATTTTCAGGTGAGAGAGGGCAAGAGAGATCATCGCACGGAAAGTTTACGCAGATGTCGGCGGCGGCGGCGCAGGTAACGGAGGTGAAGATCAAGATCACGAAGAAGCAGCTGGCGGAGCTGGTGAAGAAGATGGAGAGGAAAGAGCTACTGGTGGAGGAGGTGGTGGCGCTGCTGGTGAGCGCCGGCGACGGGTTCGAGGCACACCACCGGCCATGGAAGCCGGCTCTGCAGAGCATTGCAGAGTAG